The region GCGCGGCGTCATACGATGCCTGCATACGCAGCCACGTTTCGGCCGTGCTGCCGATTACGATCTCAAGACGCAAGGCCAGCTCGGGCGATATATCGCTCTGCCCGGTCACAACGCGGTGGAGCTGGTTCCGGCTGATACCCAAGGCCTCGGCCGCCTGCGCGGTCGTCAGGCCCAGCTCGTCAAAATCGGCCTTTAAGCCCCGGCCGGGATGGGGTGGATTCTTCATCGGCATGGTGATGCCTCCTTTCAATGGTAGTCTGTAAAATCAACGTCGATAGCGTTCCCGCCAGCAAAGCCAAACACGATGCGCCAGTTTGCCCGCACCGTGACGGCCCATTGGCCTTTGCGGTCGCCCTTGAGCGGATGCAGGCGGAACGAAGGCCTGTTCATGCCCTCCGGACCTGTAGCGGCGTCGAGCACCTGTAAAATCTCCGCGATGCGGTCGATCAGCTCCGGGGGCAATTTGCTCCGGTCGTCGTCCTCGAAAAATCGCTTCAATCCCTTGTGTTTGAATGCCGCTATCATGAAATGATTGTATCGTGTAATATGACGAATTACAATAGACACATATTCCCATAGCGGCGGTCATAGACGGCCGCTGAGGGGCGTCTTTCGTCTGCGGTGTTCGGGTCGAAAAAACTTGCCGCGCCTCTGTGGAGCCATCCTTGGCGCAGGAATCGACGTTCTACACGCAGACAAAAATCCTGTTCCCTGTTCGATGCGGGCCGCAGGCCGCTTCGAACCCGCGCGAAGCGCGGCCTTTTGATGTTCCCCGTCCCGATACCTCCAACGCACCGCCACGCGCAGCGGCAGGCACCCGAAGGGGCGAAACGAAGTGGAGCACGGCGAAGCCGTTGCCATAGCGAGCATGGCGGTACGATGGCAGGTGAGGGTGGGAAATCTTGCGCGGCCGGTGAGCGAAGCGAACCATAAAGGCCGCGCTCCGCTGACTCATCGGCCGCAGGCCGATGCCGGTTCCCCTATGAAATAGAACTAGATCGGGATTCAGTCTGCTTGGCGGACTCGCGCTCTGCTCGATGCGCGCGGGCCTGCGCAAAGCGCAGCAAAGCCGCGCCGAGCGGGTCGTCGGGGTCAACATCCATCACTGTCCGTTCCAGCTCCGACAGGGCCGCGCGGTAGGCTTCATATTCGCCCGTGCGGATCTCCTGCGCATGGCTGTGGTCATCCGGCGCGGGCGGGATCTTGAAGAACCGGCCGAGCATCGCCGCCGCACGGCGGGGCAGGAAAAGCCGGTAAGCGTTGCTGACCTGCCGGACCTGCGGTCCACTGCCCTCGTTGCCGGTCGGTTCGAACCGGCGCAGCCAGTCCAGAAAACCATGGGTGCGCAGCGCCGCGAGCGCCCGCACGATGGCATCCCGCGAGCGTTTGAGCTTCGCCATCAGGAAATCTAGCGACGGGTCCAGCCGGCCGTTGCGGAAATTGACCAGATTGGCGAACAGCTCCAGCACCTCCAGAGCGACAAAACCAAGCGCGCCACTTCGCGCGCCTGGTTGTCGCGTCGCCAGCTCGTAGCGGCGGGCGGCAAGCACGATCTGCTGTACCTCGCGGCGGCTCGTAGAGCGCCAGAAAACGCCCTCGCAGTGGCCGGCCGGCCGGGAATGGCGGTGGATGGGCTGGTGCGTTCTGCGCCCCCTGCCCTGCTGTA is a window of Chelatococcus sp. YT9 DNA encoding:
- a CDS encoding HigA family addiction module antitoxin, whose protein sequence is MPMKNPPHPGRGLKADFDELGLTTAQAAEALGISRNQLHRVVTGQSDISPELALRLEIVIGSTAETWLRMQASYDAAQVRQRAGEIGKGLKRIPLPATPAPEQPRLV
- a CDS encoding type II toxin-antitoxin system RelE/ParE family toxin, producing MIAAFKHKGLKRFFEDDDRSKLPPELIDRIAEILQVLDAATGPEGMNRPSFRLHPLKGDRKGQWAVTVRANWRIVFGFAGGNAIDVDFTDYH
- a CDS encoding helix-turn-helix domain-containing protein, which encodes MFQSIGDITAVQQGRGRRTHQPIHRHSRPAGHCEGVFWRSTSRREVQQIVLAARRYELATRQPGARSGALGFVALEVLELFANLVNFRNGRLDPSLDFLMAKLKRSRDAIVRALAALRTHGFLDWLRRFEPTGNEGSGPQVRQVSNAYRLFLPRRAAAMLGRFFKIPPAPDDHSHAQEIRTGEYEAYRAALSELERTVMDVDPDDPLGAALLRFAQARAHRAERESAKQTESRSSSIS